The proteins below are encoded in one region of Roseovarius bejariae:
- a CDS encoding SDR family oxidoreductase, whose protein sequence is MTSILITGASSGIGRATAEAFLAEGWTVGLVARRAERLREIAAGQGKAIPLPADVSDPGAMQAAFDQFIGEAGRLDVLFNNAGIFGPSASPDEVRVEDFDQVMAVNLRGMFIAARLAFAQMRRQSPQGGRIINNGSISAHVPRENSICYTTSKHAVTGLTRSLSLDGRAFDIACGQIDIGNAESELVADLKARQPDMQTMDVADAARSVLHMAQLPLSANVQFMTVMATRMPYIGRG, encoded by the coding sequence ATGACGTCCATCCTGATCACCGGGGCCAGCTCGGGCATTGGCCGGGCAACGGCCGAAGCGTTCTTGGCCGAAGGCTGGACCGTGGGCTTGGTGGCACGCCGTGCCGAACGCTTGCGCGAGATTGCAGCAGGACAGGGAAAGGCCATCCCGCTGCCCGCCGATGTGAGTGATCCGGGGGCCATGCAGGCCGCCTTTGACCAGTTCATCGGTGAGGCGGGGCGCTTGGACGTGCTGTTCAACAATGCGGGCATCTTCGGCCCGTCGGCCAGCCCCGATGAGGTGCGTGTCGAGGATTTCGATCAGGTCATGGCCGTCAACCTGCGCGGCATGTTCATCGCGGCGCGCCTGGCTTTTGCCCAAATGCGCAGGCAAAGCCCGCAGGGCGGGCGGATCATCAACAACGGCTCGATCTCGGCGCATGTCCCGCGCGAGAACTCGATTTGTTATACCACCTCGAAACACGCGGTGACGGGCCTGACGCGAAGCCTGTCACTGGACGGGCGGGCCTTTGACATCGCCTGCGGGCAGATCGACATCGGCAATGCCGAAAGCGAACTGGTGGCCGACCTGAAGGCCCGGCAACCGGACATGCAGACCATGGACGTGGCCGATGCGGCGCGGTCTGTCCTGCACATGGCGCAGTTGCCGCTGTCGGCCAATGTGCAGTTCATGACGGTGATGGCCACCAGGATGCCCTATATCGGCCGCGGCTGA
- a CDS encoding ATP-dependent DNA helicase: MSNTLPTYSHDQAEAHDRIAEGLRGAGIDLENGTLTPPQEGRQRTMAVVGKAGSGKTLLLAELTRAMTEAGVEIVSGDYEGRRRKDRRTLAILAPTNKAASVLRMRGVPATTIHRILYTPVYDPEYEKIAEWLAGNGDRPEIEGLTDEALDRAHAFYQTHKSVPGALAAAGLRGSDFITGWKRREEPLDVGFVDEASMLDDRQFEDLQEIFPNLLLFGDPAQLAPVNQSGSMVFDKLPEPAILTLHRIHRQDADNPILDLAHALSDPDVGFEDFERMVEQKARQDDRVQWAQRVEVDLMARSPVLVWRNATRIRLINAFRAVHGAPEDALLEGEPLICDGIELPLKHRKKRLDLEARGLIKGAQVIYLGPGRKPGFSRLHVIGAEDPQVSAASIVKIEKPDEEEPFIPFAARMGATFLHGAAVTIHKAQGSQWRDVQVFAPDLYAAARMGRTEAGQPLWKRLAYVAITRAEERLHWVVRARLSKPTGPLRTDDLQVAPAPLELEAEA, from the coding sequence ATGTCGAATACGCTGCCCACATACTCCCACGATCAGGCCGAGGCCCACGACCGCATCGCCGAAGGATTGCGGGGGGCGGGTATTGATCTGGAAAATGGCACGCTCACCCCGCCACAAGAGGGGCGACAGCGTACCATGGCGGTTGTCGGTAAGGCCGGGTCGGGCAAGACGCTGCTGCTGGCCGAACTGACCCGCGCCATGACCGAGGCCGGGGTCGAGATTGTCTCGGGCGATTACGAGGGCCGCCGCCGCAAGGATCGGCGCACGCTGGCCATCCTCGCCCCCACCAACAAGGCCGCCAGCGTGTTGCGGATGCGCGGCGTGCCCGCCACCACGATTCACCGGATCCTCTATACCCCCGTCTATGACCCGGAGTACGAAAAGATCGCCGAATGGCTGGCGGGCAATGGCGACCGCCCCGAAATCGAAGGGCTGACAGACGAGGCACTGGACCGCGCCCATGCCTTTTACCAAACCCATAAATCCGTGCCGGGGGCCTTGGCCGCCGCAGGCCTGCGTGGCAGCGATTTCATCACCGGCTGGAAACGCCGCGAAGAGCCGCTGGATGTGGGCTTCGTCGACGAAGCCTCGATGCTGGACGACCGGCAGTTCGAGGACTTGCAGGAGATTTTCCCGAACCTCCTGCTGTTCGGTGACCCGGCACAGTTGGCCCCGGTCAATCAATCCGGCTCCATGGTCTTCGACAAGCTTCCCGAACCCGCCATCCTGACCCTGCACCGCATCCACCGGCAGGACGCGGACAACCCCATTCTGGATCTCGCCCACGCGCTTTCCGACCCCGACGTCGGTTTCGAGGATTTCGAGCGGATGGTCGAACAAAAGGCCCGCCAAGACGACCGCGTGCAATGGGCGCAGCGGGTCGAGGTGGACCTGATGGCGCGCTCGCCCGTGCTGGTCTGGCGCAATGCCACGCGCATCCGCCTGATCAATGCCTTCCGGGCGGTGCACGGCGCGCCCGAGGATGCGCTTTTGGAAGGCGAACCGCTCATTTGCGACGGCATCGAACTGCCGCTCAAACACCGCAAGAAACGGCTGGATTTGGAGGCGCGCGGCCTCATCAAGGGGGCGCAGGTGATCTATCTGGGGCCGGGGCGCAAACCGGGGTTCTCGCGCCTGCACGTCATCGGCGCCGAAGACCCGCAGGTCTCGGCGGCTTCCATCGTGAAGATCGAAAAACCGGACGAGGAAGAACCCTTCATCCCCTTCGCCGCCCGCATGGGGGCGACGTTCTTGCATGGCGCGGCGGTGACCATCCACAAGGCGCAAGGCAGCCAATGGCGCGACGTGCAGGTCTTCGCACCCGATCTTTACGCCGCCGCCCGCATGGGGCGGACCGAAGCCGGGCAGCCGCTGTGGAAGCGACTGGCCTATGTCGCGATCACCCGGGCCGAAGAACGCCTGCACTGGGTGGTGCGCGCACGCCTGTCGAAACCCACCGGGCCGCTGCGCACCGATGATCTTCAGGTGGCCCCCGCGCCGCTGGAACTGGAGGCCGAAGCATGA
- the ccrA gene encoding crotonyl-CoA carboxylase/reductase has product MALDTDTGIAPYDAPEKDLYEIGEMPPLGHVPKQMYAWAIRRERHGDPDKSFQVEVVDTWEIDSNEVLVLVMAAGVNYNGVWAGLGEPISPFDGHGAPYHIAGSDAAGIVWKVGSAVKNWKVGDEVVIHCNQDDGNDEECNGGDPMLSPTQRIWGYETPDGSFSQFTRVQAQQLMPRPKHLTWEESACYTLTLATAYRMLFGHHPHELKPGQNVLVWGASGGLGSYAIQLANTAGANAIGVISDESKRQFVMDQGAKGVINRKEFNCWGQLPKVNTPEYNEWLKEARKFGKAIWEITGKGVNVDMVFEHPGEATFPVSTLVVKKGGMVVICAGTSGFNCTFDVRYMWMHQKRLQGSHFAHLKQAASANRLMCERRLDPCMSDVFPWGEIPAAHMQMLRNEHKPGNMAVLVQSPKPGLRTVEDVIEAGKA; this is encoded by the coding sequence ATGGCTCTGGATACCGACACGGGCATCGCGCCCTATGACGCGCCCGAAAAAGATCTCTACGAGATCGGTGAAATGCCGCCCCTGGGCCATGTGCCCAAGCAAATGTACGCCTGGGCAATCCGCCGCGAGCGCCACGGCGACCCCGACAAGAGCTTTCAGGTCGAGGTCGTGGATACATGGGAAATCGACAGCAACGAGGTGCTGGTTCTCGTGATGGCCGCCGGCGTCAACTACAACGGCGTCTGGGCAGGTCTGGGTGAACCCATCAGCCCCTTCGATGGCCATGGTGCCCCCTACCATATTGCAGGCTCGGATGCGGCTGGCATCGTCTGGAAAGTCGGCTCTGCCGTGAAAAACTGGAAGGTCGGCGACGAGGTCGTGATTCACTGCAACCAGGATGACGGCAACGACGAGGAATGCAACGGCGGCGATCCCATGCTGTCCCCGACACAACGCATCTGGGGCTATGAAACCCCCGATGGGTCGTTCTCGCAGTTTACCCGCGTTCAGGCGCAACAGCTCATGCCGCGCCCCAAGCACCTGACGTGGGAAGAATCGGCCTGTTACACCCTGACGCTGGCCACCGCCTACCGGATGCTGTTCGGCCACCACCCGCATGAACTCAAGCCCGGCCAGAACGTGCTGGTCTGGGGCGCGTCGGGCGGCCTCGGCTCCTACGCGATCCAGCTTGCCAATACGGCGGGCGCCAATGCGATCGGCGTGATCTCGGACGAATCCAAGCGCCAGTTCGTGATGGATCAGGGCGCCAAGGGGGTCATCAACCGCAAGGAATTCAACTGCTGGGGGCAACTCCCCAAGGTGAACACGCCGGAATATAACGAATGGCTGAAAGAGGCCCGCAAGTTCGGCAAGGCGATCTGGGAAATCACCGGCAAGGGCGTCAATGTCGACATGGTCTTCGAACACCCCGGCGAGGCAACCTTCCCGGTCTCGACCCTCGTGGTGAAAAAAGGCGGCATGGTCGTGATTTGCGCCGGGACCAGCGGCTTCAACTGTACCTTCGACGTGCGCTACATGTGGATGCACCAGAAGCGCCTGCAAGGTTCGCACTTCGCGCACCTCAAACAGGCCGCCTCGGCCAACCGCCTGATGTGCGAACGCCGCCTCGACCCCTGCATGTCGGATGTCTTCCCGTGGGGTGAAATTCCGGCAGCCCACATGCAAATGCTGCGCAACGAGCACAAGCCCGGCAACATGGCCGTTCTGGTGCAATCGCCGAAACCCGGGTTGCGCACCGTCGAGGATGTGATCGAGGCCGGTAAAGCCTAA
- a CDS encoding 1-acyl-sn-glycerol-3-phosphate acyltransferase has protein sequence MGRMVEMPLWALILLVAFAAVTFASHFLFPSVRWFFRRRMERVVAKLNTRLERPIEPLKLARRYDMIQRLIYDPEVSQAVADHAKSEGIPENVAFEQAKRYAREIVPGFSATAYFGFAIKAAKWLSRSLYRVRLGHFDEAALSKVDPEATVIFVMNHRSNMDYVLVTWLAAERSALSYAVGEWARVWPLSKLIKAMGAYFIRRKSRNDLYRRVLARYVRMATDGGVTQALFPEGGLSLDGGLAPPKLGLLKYIVEDRANKDRDVVFVPVALNYDRVFEDRILVAAGKAGERRFRARISVVARFVMKQFWLRITGRYHRHGYAAASFGAPVSLNEFQAGNPRSPVKDLARLLMKRIGEEVPVLPVPLVARALMEAEAPLSQAELEARVAQMVESLPRAHVHLPRGDLHYAVDVGLRNLRTRQLISEDGGKITISPDDSDILAYYARSIAHLFCTRSA, from the coding sequence ATGGGCAGAATGGTGGAAATGCCGCTTTGGGCACTGATTCTTCTGGTGGCGTTCGCGGCAGTCACATTTGCATCGCATTTCCTGTTTCCCTCCGTGCGCTGGTTCTTTCGCCGCCGGATGGAGCGGGTGGTGGCCAAGCTCAACACCCGTCTGGAACGCCCGATCGAACCGTTAAAGCTGGCCCGTCGCTATGACATGATCCAACGCCTGATCTATGACCCCGAGGTCAGCCAAGCCGTGGCCGATCACGCCAAATCCGAGGGCATCCCCGAAAACGTGGCCTTTGAGCAGGCCAAGCGCTATGCGCGCGAGATCGTGCCGGGGTTTTCCGCCACGGCCTATTTCGGCTTTGCCATCAAGGCGGCGAAGTGGTTGTCGCGCAGCCTCTATCGCGTGCGGCTGGGACATTTCGACGAGGCCGCCCTGTCCAAGGTCGATCCCGAGGCAACGGTGATCTTCGTGATGAACCACCGCTCGAACATGGATTACGTGCTGGTCACCTGGCTGGCCGCCGAACGATCGGCCCTCAGTTATGCCGTGGGCGAATGGGCCCGCGTCTGGCCGCTGTCGAAACTGATCAAGGCCATGGGCGCCTATTTCATCCGCCGCAAATCCCGCAATGACCTCTACCGCCGTGTTCTGGCCCGCTACGTGCGCATGGCCACCGATGGCGGCGTGACACAGGCGCTCTTTCCCGAAGGCGGGCTGAGCCTCGATGGCGGGTTGGCCCCGCCCAAGCTGGGCCTGCTGAAATACATCGTCGAAGACCGCGCCAATAAAGATCGCGATGTTGTCTTCGTGCCGGTCGCCCTGAACTATGACCGGGTATTCGAGGATCGCATCCTCGTGGCCGCGGGCAAGGCGGGCGAACGCCGCTTTCGGGCGCGCATCTCGGTGGTGGCGCGGTTCGTGATGAAGCAATTCTGGCTGCGCATCACCGGGCGCTATCACCGGCACGGCTATGCCGCCGCCAGCTTCGGCGCGCCGGTCTCTCTCAACGAGTTCCAGGCGGGAAACCCGCGCAGCCCGGTGAAGGATCTGGCCCGCCTGCTGATGAAACGCATCGGTGAAGAGGTGCCGGTGCTGCCCGTCCCCTTGGTGGCGCGCGCCTTGATGGAGGCCGAGGCCCCCCTGTCACAGGCCGAGCTTGAGGCACGCGTGGCGCAGATGGTCGAGAGCCTGCCGCGCGCCCATGTCCACCTGCCGCGCGGCGATCTGCATTATGCGGTCGATGTCGGCTTGCGTAATCTGCGGACGCGTCAATTGATCTCGGAAGACGGCGGCAAGATCACCATCTCCCCCGACGATAGCGATATTCTGGCCTATTATGCCCGCTCCATCGCCCATTTATTTTGCACCCGCAGCGCATGA
- a CDS encoding protein meaA — MSQTQNETQKDRPWLIRTYAGHSTAKASNALYRSNLARGQTGLSVAFDLPTQTGYDSDHVLSKGEVGKVGVPVCHLGDMRTLFDDIPLEQMNTSMTINATAPWLLSLYIAVAEEQGADTSKLQGTVQNDLIKEYLSRGTYICPPKPSLKLIGDVAEYCYTNIPKWNPMNVCSYHLQEAGATPEQELAFALATATAVLDELKPRVPAEDFPRLVGRISFFVNAGIRFVTEMCKMRAFVDLWDEICAERYGVEDPKYRRFRYGVQVNSLGLTEQQPENNVYRILIEMLAVTLSKKARARAVQLPAWNEALGLPRPWDQQWSMRMQQILAYETDLLEFDDLFDGNPAVDAKVEALKEGARHELANIDSMGGAVDAIEYMKSRLVDSNAERLNKIERNDTVVVGVNKWIEGEPSPLMGEDGGIMVVDPTVEAEQIDRLNAWRTERDDAAVKEALAELRVAAAEGRNVMPASIKAAKAGVTTGEWAAQMRSVHGEYRGPTGVSGSPSNKTEGLDDIRDAVDAVSDKLGRRLKFLVGKPGLDGHSNGAEQIAFRARDCGMDISYDGIRLTPEELVKAAQEDQAHVVGLSILSGSHIPLVEDLMKRMREAGIGDVPVIVGGIIPEDDAKRLRDMGVARVYTPKDFELNTIMKDIVTLADPKAVAAE; from the coding sequence ATGTCGCAGACGCAGAATGAGACCCAGAAAGATCGCCCTTGGCTGATCCGGACCTACGCGGGACATTCGACCGCCAAAGCCTCGAACGCGCTGTATCGGTCAAACCTTGCACGCGGGCAAACCGGCCTGTCGGTGGCCTTCGACCTGCCCACGCAAACGGGGTACGACAGTGACCATGTGCTGAGCAAAGGCGAAGTGGGCAAGGTGGGTGTGCCGGTGTGCCATCTGGGCGATATGCGGACGCTGTTCGACGACATCCCGCTGGAACAGATGAACACCTCGATGACGATCAACGCGACCGCGCCTTGGTTGTTGTCGCTTTATATCGCCGTGGCCGAGGAACAGGGCGCCGATACCAGCAAGCTGCAAGGCACGGTGCAAAATGACCTGATCAAGGAGTACCTCAGCCGCGGCACCTATATCTGCCCGCCGAAGCCCTCGCTGAAGCTGATCGGGGACGTGGCCGAATATTGCTATACCAATATCCCCAAGTGGAACCCGATGAACGTCTGCTCCTATCACCTGCAAGAGGCGGGCGCGACACCGGAACAGGAACTGGCCTTTGCGCTGGCCACCGCCACCGCCGTGTTGGACGAGTTGAAACCGCGCGTCCCGGCCGAGGATTTCCCGCGCCTTGTGGGGCGAATTTCATTCTTCGTGAATGCGGGCATCCGCTTTGTCACCGAGATGTGCAAGATGCGTGCCTTCGTCGACCTATGGGATGAAATTTGCGCGGAGCGGTATGGTGTCGAGGACCCCAAGTATCGCCGCTTCCGTTACGGTGTGCAGGTGAACTCCCTCGGCCTGACCGAGCAGCAGCCGGAAAACAACGTTTACCGTATCTTGATCGAGATGCTGGCCGTGACCCTCAGCAAAAAGGCCCGCGCCCGTGCGGTGCAACTTCCGGCATGGAACGAGGCACTGGGCCTGCCCCGCCCGTGGGATCAGCAATGGTCGATGCGGATGCAGCAGATCCTGGCCTATGAGACCGACCTTCTGGAATTCGACGACCTGTTCGACGGCAACCCGGCGGTCGATGCCAAGGTTGAGGCCCTGAAAGAGGGCGCGCGCCACGAGTTGGCCAATATCGACAGCATGGGCGGCGCGGTGGATGCCATCGAATACATGAAATCGCGTCTGGTGGACAGCAACGCCGAGCGCCTGAACAAGATCGAACGGAACGACACCGTTGTCGTCGGCGTGAACAAATGGATCGAAGGGGAACCCTCGCCCCTGATGGGCGAGGATGGCGGCATCATGGTTGTCGACCCGACCGTCGAGGCCGAACAGATCGACCGCCTGAACGCATGGCGCACTGAACGCGACGATGCCGCGGTGAAAGAGGCGCTGGCCGAATTGCGCGTTGCCGCTGCCGAGGGGCGCAATGTCATGCCCGCGTCGATCAAGGCCGCCAAGGCCGGGGTCACCACCGGCGAGTGGGCCGCGCAGATGCGTAGCGTGCATGGCGAATATCGCGGGCCGACCGGCGTATCGGGCAGCCCGTCGAACAAGACCGAAGGTCTGGATGACATTCGCGATGCGGTGGATGCGGTTTCCGACAAACTGGGCCGCCGGTTGAAATTCCTTGTCGGCAAGCCGGGGCTGGATGGCCATTCCAACGGGGCGGAACAAATCGCCTTCCGCGCCCGTGATTGCGGCATGGACATTTCCTATGACGGTATCCGTCTGACGCCCGAGGAACTGGTCAAGGCCGCGCAGGAGGATCAGGCGCATGTGGTGGGCCTGTCGATCCTGTCGGGCAGCCACATCCCGCTGGTCGAGGACCTGATGAAACGGATGCGCGAGGCGGGCATTGGCGATGTGCCGGTGATCGTCGGCGGCATAATTCCCGAAGACGACGCCAAACGCCTGCGCGACATGGGCGTGGCGCGGGTCTATACCCCCAAGGATTTCGAGCTGAACACCATCATGAAGGATATCGTGACGCTCGCCGACCCCAAGGCCGTCGCCGCCGAATAA
- a CDS encoding DUF4168 domain-containing protein, protein MTFKTPITGAVSAFALALALATPGLAQDADAEAEANTQTEATASETPQIAAEDVTDEQVNGFVAALIAVEAVQAEYMPKIKAQDTQEGAANMVEEANEAAKTAVSEVTDMTPETFRAIGAVAQQDKDLNARIVARIQEVRAE, encoded by the coding sequence TTGACCTTCAAAACCCCCATCACCGGCGCAGTGAGCGCCTTCGCCCTCGCGCTTGCGCTTGCGACGCCCGGACTGGCGCAAGATGCCGACGCCGAGGCTGAGGCCAATACCCAAACCGAGGCGACGGCTTCCGAAACACCGCAGATCGCAGCCGAAGACGTGACCGACGAGCAGGTCAATGGCTTTGTCGCAGCCCTGATCGCGGTAGAAGCGGTGCAGGCCGAATACATGCCCAAGATCAAGGCGCAGGACACCCAGGAAGGTGCCGCAAACATGGTGGAGGAAGCCAACGAAGCCGCCAAGACAGCCGTGTCCGAAGTCACCGATATGACGCCGGAAACCTTTCGCGCCATCGGGGCGGTGGCGCAACAGGATAAAGACCTCAACGCACGCATCGTCGCGCGCATTCAGGAAGTTCGCGCAGAATAA
- a CDS encoding GNAT family N-acetyltransferase produces MSETTIRPITAEDRPQWAALWTAYLEFYESSVSEAVYDATFARLCAEDHPDQNALVAVQEGRLVGLVHYIYHPHNWRLEKVCYLQDLYADPSVRGTGVGRKLIEAVYAQADTDGCPAVYWLTQDFNAEARKLYDRVGVLTPFIKYARP; encoded by the coding sequence ATGTCCGAGACCACCATCCGCCCCATAACCGCCGAAGACCGCCCCCAATGGGCCGCGCTCTGGACGGCCTATCTCGAGTTCTACGAAAGCAGCGTCTCCGAGGCCGTCTATGATGCCACCTTCGCCCGGCTGTGCGCCGAGGATCACCCGGATCAAAACGCGCTTGTGGCGGTACAGGAGGGGCGGCTTGTTGGCTTGGTGCATTATATCTACCACCCGCACAACTGGCGGCTTGAGAAGGTCTGTTACCTGCAAGATCTCTACGCCGACCCATCCGTGCGCGGCACCGGCGTGGGCCGCAAATTGATTGAGGCGGTCTATGCACAGGCCGATACCGATGGCTGCCCGGCGGTCTATTGGCTGACGCAAGACTTCAACGCCGAGGCGCGTAAATTGTATGACCGGGTGGGCGTGCTGACCCCCTTCATCAAATACGCCCGGCCATGA
- the deoD gene encoding purine-nucleoside phosphorylase — protein MTVHIGAKPGQIAETVLLPGDPKRAEWAAHSFLEGVELVNDVRGMLGYTGTWNGHRVTIHGSGMGMSSLSIYANELIRDYGAKTLVRIGSCGAMQAHVALRDVVIAMTASSISTPSSAILREVNFAPCADWGLLHAAVTAAKARGVNPHVGGIYSSDTFYDERPDLTEQMTRHGTLAVEMEAAELYTLAARHGARALAILTVSDHLQTGEALDSTARESSFGDMVEIALMAAFPE, from the coding sequence ATGACGGTTCATATCGGGGCGAAACCGGGCCAGATCGCCGAAACCGTGCTTCTGCCGGGCGATCCCAAGCGCGCCGAATGGGCGGCGCACAGCTTTCTTGAAGGCGTGGAACTGGTCAACGATGTCAGGGGGATGCTGGGCTACACCGGCACATGGAACGGCCATCGGGTGACGATCCACGGCAGCGGCATGGGGATGTCCAGCCTGTCGATCTATGCCAACGAGCTGATCCGCGATTACGGCGCGAAAACCCTCGTTCGTATCGGCAGTTGCGGGGCCATGCAGGCGCATGTGGCCCTGCGCGACGTGGTGATCGCCATGACCGCCAGCAGCATCTCGACCCCCTCAAGCGCCATCCTGCGCGAGGTGAATTTCGCCCCCTGCGCCGACTGGGGGCTGCTGCATGCCGCCGTCACGGCGGCCAAGGCGCGCGGTGTCAACCCGCATGTGGGCGGCATCTATTCCTCGGATACCTTCTATGACGAACGCCCCGACCTGACCGAGCAAATGACCCGCCACGGCACGCTGGCCGTCGAGATGGAGGCCGCCGAACTTTATACGCTGGCCGCCCGCCATGGCGCGCGGGCCTTGGCGATCCTGACGGTGAGCGACCACCTGCAGACCGGCGAAGCGCTCGACAGCACAGCCCGCGAAAGCAGCTTTGGCGATATGGTCGAGATTGCTCTGATGGCAGCGTTCCCCGAGTGA
- a CDS encoding acetylornithine deacetylase/succinyl-diaminopimelate desuccinylase family protein, translating to MDIRARLHEDIAARREDLIALTQDLIRIPTLNPPGANYREICDYLDRRLLRAGFHTELIRAEGAIGDSDKHPRWNIVARREGKAPGQCVHFNSHIDVVEVGHGWTTDPFGGEVKEGRIYGRGACDMKGGLAASIIAAEAFIATCPDYAGAIEISGTADEESGGFGGVAYLAEQGYFERVQHVIIPEPLNKDRICLGHRGVWWAEVETKGEIAHGSMPFLGDCAVRHMGAVVAEMEDSLFPALARKRTEMPVVPEGARQSTLNINSIHGGEPEQEEDYTGMPSACVPDRCRMVIDRRFLIEEDIDEVQAEIRAVLERVRDGRPGFDYELKELFRVLPTMTERDAPVVGAVSRAVESVMGREADYVVSPGTYDQKHIDRIGRLKNCIAYGPGVLDLAHKPDEWVGIEDMMQSAEVMALALHELLGG from the coding sequence ATGGACATCCGCGCGCGCCTTCACGAAGATATCGCCGCGCGGCGCGAAGACCTGATCGCCCTGACCCAAGACCTGATCCGCATTCCCACGCTTAACCCGCCGGGGGCCAATTACCGCGAGATTTGCGACTACCTCGACCGCCGCCTGCTGCGCGCGGGGTTCCATACCGAGTTGATCCGCGCCGAGGGCGCCATCGGCGACAGTGACAAACACCCCCGCTGGAACATCGTGGCGCGGCGCGAGGGGAAAGCCCCCGGCCAATGCGTGCATTTCAACAGTCATATCGACGTGGTCGAAGTAGGCCACGGCTGGACGACCGACCCCTTCGGCGGCGAGGTGAAAGAGGGCCGCATCTATGGCCGCGGGGCCTGTGACATGAAAGGCGGGCTGGCCGCGTCGATCATCGCCGCCGAGGCCTTTATCGCCACCTGCCCCGACTATGCGGGCGCGATTGAAATCAGCGGCACGGCGGACGAGGAATCGGGCGGGTTCGGCGGCGTCGCCTATCTGGCCGAACAGGGCTATTTCGAACGGGTGCAGCACGTGATCATCCCCGAACCGTTGAACAAGGATCGCATCTGCCTTGGACATCGCGGCGTCTGGTGGGCCGAGGTGGAAACAAAGGGCGAGATCGCCCATGGCTCCATGCCGTTTCTGGGGGATTGCGCGGTCCGGCACATGGGGGCGGTTGTGGCGGAAATGGAAGACAGCCTGTTTCCGGCCTTGGCCCGGAAGCGGACAGAAATGCCCGTGGTTCCCGAAGGGGCGCGGCAATCCACGCTCAACATCAACTCCATCCACGGCGGCGAACCCGAGCAAGAAGAGGATTACACCGGTATGCCCTCGGCCTGTGTGCCCGACCGCTGCCGCATGGTGATCGACCGGCGCTTCCTGATCGAGGAAGACATCGACGAGGTGCAGGCCGAAATCCGCGCCGTTCTGGAGCGCGTGCGCGACGGGCGACCCGGGTTCGACTATGAACTCAAGGAGTTGTTCCGCGTCCTGCCGACCATGACGGAACGCGACGCACCCGTGGTGGGGGCGGTGTCGCGCGCGGTGGAAAGCGTCATGGGGCGCGAGGCAGACTACGTGGTCAGCCCCGGCACCTATGACCAGAAACACATCGACCGCATCGGGCGGCTGAAAAACTGCATCGCCTACGGGCCCGGTGTTCTGGACCTTGCGCACAAGCCCGATGAATGGGTGGGGATCGAGGACATGATGCAATCGGCCGAGGTCATGGCCCTGGCGCTGCACGAACTTCTGGGCGGGTAA